Part of the Paenibacillus sp. YPG26 genome, AATAATGAAATACAAGACGGCCAAGGCAATCAAGGCGATGGATACGATGGAAAGAAGCTTACCGGCCCTGGACTTCCTCCTTCTCCTGCCCGGCCTGATAGATTGTGGGTTCACGCGATTCCTCAATATGCTGTACCTCCGTTAGTTATTGCTTAATTGCTTAATAAAAACAAAAAAACGTGAAGAACTCCCAAGGGAATTCCGCACGTTATATTGGTCACTGCGCTCAGTGTTCCCGGCAATCATCACATACACCATAGAACTCCATCCGGTGTCCAAACACTCGAAATCCGGTGCTTTCTTCCGCTTTGCGTTCTACTTCTGTCAAAGGTTCATACGAGAAATCCTTTATTTTGCCGCAGGTTCCGCATATCACATGATAGTGATCTGATACATCAGCATCGAACCGGCTGGAATTATCGCCATAAGTGAGTTCACGAACCATGCCAGCCTCAAGAAACATCTTAAGGTTGTTGTACACTGTCGCTACACTCATACTTGGAAAACGCGGCTCCAATGCCCGGTAAATCTCATCCGCAGTCGGATGTCCCATAGATTCCATCAAAAAAGACAAAATGGCGTGACGCTGCGGCGTAATGCGGACACCGTTGATTTTCAGTTGGTCTAGTGCATTCTGAACGCGCGTAGTCATGAAGTCCACCGCCTTTATCTACTACTTAAGTCCTGCTTAAATTATTCTAACTCTAACTTTATTGTACGTTTACACGAATTCGTTTGTCAACGGAACATGGCACCCGGCGCGGCTGCCATTCAGTTCGTATATTTGCGGACATTCAGATCACTGTTGCCTTCTACGTCAATTTTATACTTACCTTCCGCAGCCCCGCCCTTGATTGTCATGTTATCAATATCAAAAGGCAAATTCGTCTTAATCTCCCCATATCCGCTTGACCCCGTTAGAGAGTAATTGCCATGCGCGGGAATCCGCAGATCAATCTCCCCCACTGCACTATAGATTGTCCAATCTCCTCCTATAATAGGAGAGCGAATCCGGATTTGACCATTGAGAGACTCTGCCTGCAGTTTGTAATAGACTCCGTCCACAGAAATATTGCCATTTCTTGTATTGGCGCTTATGTCATCCCCCGCGTGAACGATGGAAATATCACCTATCATGGTATTAAATTTGAGGGGGCCGTAAATATCCATGCCAATCATTCTGCCTCCCAAGGTCTCGAAGTCTACCTTCCCTGTTACATTATGAAGCTCGACCCTGCCGCCTAACGTCTTACCCGTAACATCTCCTGTGACCTTATTCAAGTAGAGATTCCCCCTACCGGTCTGGAGGGAAATATCCGATACCGCTTCTATATTTACCATAGATATCCCGCCATTGGTGGTACTGATATTGAAGTCGAATTTGCGGCTCTCTGGAATGACTACCGTAAGGTTCACTCTCGGATGCCGGCTTCCCGAGGCACCATAAGTACGATCTTGCACCGCTATTCCTACCTTAGCCCCTTCAGAGGTCTGAATGATGGTATCCTTGGCGATGGTCTCAGCATCCTCATCCTGAGCTCTATCGATCCAGATTACAGGTCTCACAATAATATCATCCACCGGTGCCCGCTCAATGGCAATTCGTCCATTAATTCCATCGATTCTAACTTCTGAGGTTATGATATCAACAGGAATGAAGATCGGATCCCGGACCTCCTTATACCCTTTCTCATCGCTAAATTCAGAACCCGCTGCCGTAAGATCAAGGCTGACCCGGTTCCACAGATGCAGGTAGTGATCCTGCTGGGTAATGGCAAATACGGAGACTCCGAGAATCAAGGAGAGAAGCAGACCACCAAGATCAAATCGGAGCTTTCGATTCTGATTAGGACGCTTGAGCCTTTTCCACAAGATAAGAGCAATATACTCAATCCCGATCAGGATCAGCATGAGCGGCCACCACTTCAACAACGACAGAAGGTAATCCTGCATGAGCCATTGATCCAGTATAATTAGGATTCCCAGGGCTATAACCATTAACGAGGCTGTGAAGCGCCCTGTACGGATAAGCCTGCGCTGAAGTTCACGAACAATCATCCATACGCCTGAAATTATAAATACAGCGGCTATACAGTACCCTGCATTATACTGAAAGAACCCGTTCAGCCAGACCGGCTTGAGATGGAAGGCAAACACAAGCAGGCCTCCAGCAATGAGCAGCAATCCAAAACCCAGATGGCTCATAATTTTCTTAGGCTCAGCTGTGTCCTCACGGACATATCTGCTGTTCAATGCGTCGGTATTCTGCAATACACTGTACACACTGTAGAAGTATACAACCGGAATCAGAAGCGCCAGTAAAATAAGCAGCGGCACATTAACCCCGAAGCGTACGGAAGAAAAATACAAGATGGCGGAGACATCAATTACAACTAAATATATTAATCGTATTCCTGTACGAAACATACGCAGATACAGATGACCGAGGCCTGGGAAAAGTGCTGCCAGCAGTCCGGCAATGAACTTGCGCTTGCGCCGCCTTGGCTTAAAGCCTGGTCTGCTTTTGGCAGATTGACCCGTCACTTCTCCTTCAGACGCGCCCGGAAGGTTCAAGGACATGTTAGGTGGCTCCTTTCCCACATAATAATTCTCTCTTTGTCTCTCTCCTTATAGATAATACCCGATCCTACTCATGCAAGTAACTTGGAACTCACTGGAGAAAATAAAAATCTCCCAGAAGCGAACATAACAAGGAGCAGGTTCAGTTCCCCTTGTTACATCCCCGCCTGGGAGATTAAAGCCAGTACCTGGATGAGCAATCATCCATCCCGCTGCATCAACAAAAGTTCAACACCCAAATCAGCCATATAGGATTTGACAGGATCAAATCCGAATTTCTGGTACAGCTCCATGGCCGGATGATTCCGTATGCCCGCATTCACCATAAAGTGCCTGATGTGGGGATGATGCTCGAGCACATGCCGCAGCAGCCTGCTTCCAATGCCCTTCCGGAGATGATCCGGCTGAACCATCAGCCTGGTAATCATCAGTCTCCCGGGGGAATCTTCCGCCACCGCTATAGCACCAAGCAAGTCCCCGTCATCCGTAATTTCACCGTAGAATGTCTCTTCGGATTGTGACAGTGACTCAAAGGTCTCAGGCAAGTGGGGTATTTGCGTCAGCCCAATCGCCGAGGCCTCCAGCCGAAAAGCCAAGTGCTGAAGCAGCCATACCTGTTCTACCATGTCCAGGTCCTGCAGCGAGATGTTGGATATCATGCTATTGCTTCAAGACATCCACCAGGAGCTTGTTCACGAGCCCTGGATTGGCTTTCCCTTTGCTGCGCTTCATCACCTGTCCAACAAGGAACCCAATCGCTTTATCCTTACCGGCTTTGTAATCTTCAACAGATGCAGGATTCTCGGCAATAACCTCGTTAACGATGGCAAGTATCGCGCCTTCATCGCTAATTTGGACAAGTCCCTGCTCCTCAACGATCGTCTGCGGCAGCTTGCCGCTGCTGAGCATTTCCTTGAATACAGTCTTCGCAATCTTGCTGCTGATGGTCCCCTTCTCAATAAGCCCGATCATCTCACCCAACCCTTGACCGGTGAGCTTCACTTCAGACAGCTCCTGACCTGTACTGTTCAAATATCCAAGCAAATCTCCCATAATCCAGTTCGCTACGGACTTGGCATCTGAGGTATAGCTAAGACTCTCTTCGAATAGATCAGCCACAGGCTTGGATGAGGTTATTACACCGGCGTCATAGTCCGGAAGCCCAAGCTCATTCGTGTAACGCGCTTTTCGGGCATCCGGCAGTTCAGGAATCGTGGCTCTGATCCGGTCTTTCCAATCCTGATCGATATAGATCTTCACCAGATCCGGGTCCGGGAAATAACGATAGTCATGAGCCTGCTCCTTGCCGCGCATGGACAGGGTCTTGCCTTGGGCTTCGTCCCAGCGGCGGGTCTCCTGAACGATCTCTTCACCTTCATCCAAAGCTTCAGCTTGGCGGAATTGTTCATATTCCAGACCGCGCTGCACGCCGCGGAAGGAGTTCATGTTCTTGAGCTCCGCTTTGGTGCCAAGCTCCTTCTGCCCGTGAGGACGTAGGCTGATGTTCGCGTCACAGCGGAGCGAGCCTTCCTCCATTTTGACATCAGATACATCACAGTACTGCATAATTGCGCGCATCTTCTCCAGATAGGCACGAGCTTCTTCAGGAGAAGAAATCTCCGGCTCGGATACGATCTCAATCAGCGGAGTACCTACCCGGTTAAAGTCTACCAGGGAAGCATATCCCCCATCGACATGCGTCAGCTTACCCGCATCTTCTTCCAGGTGCAGACGGGTAATTCCAATTCGCTTTGTGGTTCCGTTCACTTCAATATCGATATAACCATTCAAGCCGATCGGCTGATCAAACTGCGAAATTTGATAGGCCTTGGGTGAATCCGGATAGAAGTAGTTCTTCCGGTCAAATTTGCTGACATCACCGATCTCGCAATTCAGCGCCATCGCCGCCTTGATTGCATAATCTACCGCCTGACGGTTCAGGACAGGCAGCACACCGGGATGTCCCAGACATACGGGACACGTATGCGTGTTGGGGGGAGCGCCAAATTCCGTAGAGCAGCCGCAGAAGATCTTGGACTTCGTATGCAGCTCCACGTGCACCTCCAGCCCGATCACCGTTTCATATTTCGATGTTGACATGGGATACCTCCTAAATACCTCTGTATTATAGAACCGGGCGCTTCTTATGGTGCTCGGTGTGAACTTCGTAAGCGTGAGCGGTTCGCAGAATTGTACTCTCATCGAACGCTTTGCCGATAATCTGCAGCCCGACAGGAAGCCCGTCTGCAAATCCGCATGGTACACTCAGCGCAGGAACCCCTGCGAGACTCACCGGTATGGTCAAAATATCATTCAGATACATCGTAAGCGGATCATCCACCTGTGACCCGAGCGGGAATGCTGTGGTAGGCGCTGTAGGTCCGATAATGACATCGTATTTCTCGAACGTCTGATCGAAATCTCTCTTGATTAGAGTACGCACCTTCTGGGCTTTCAAATAATAAGCATCATAGTAACCCGAACTGAGCGCATAAGTTCCCAGCATGATCCGGCGCTTCACCTCAGGGCCAAAGCCCTGGCTTCTGGATTCATGATACAGATCCAGCAGATTGCCGGCATGATCGGCACGAACGCCATATCTTACCCCATCGAACCTTGACAGGTTCGAAGATGCCTCGGAAGAGGCCAGCAAATAATAAGCGGCAACCGCATATTCGGTATGCGGCAGGGATACTTCCTCCCATACAGCCCCAAGGCTTTCAAGCACGCGCAGAGCCTCCAGAACCGCTTCTTTGACTTTCGGATCAACGCCTTCCAGATACTCCTTCGGAACTGCAATACGCAGCCCTTTGATATCGCCTGTTAATGCGCTGATATAATCCGCAACCTCTACGTTAGCAGAGGTAGAATCCTTGGAATCATAGCCCGCAATAGCTTGAAGCACGTAAGCCGCATCTTCCACATTCTTCGTGACTGGACCGATCTGATCCAGAGAGGACGCAAAAGCAACCAGGCCGTACCGGGACACGCGTCCATAAGTCGGCTTAAGACCGACAACACCGCAGTAGGATGCCGGCTGGCGAATAGATCCGCCTGTATCAGAACCAAGAGTGAAATAAGCTTCGCCCGCGGCAACCGCCGCAGCAGAACCACCGCTGGAGCCACCAGGCACACGGCTTAAATCCCAGGGATTGCGGGTAGTCTGGAAGCTGGAGTTCTCATTCGATCCCCCCATGGCGAATTCGTCCATGTTCAGCTTGCCAATGGTTACAGTATCGGCCTGCTTCAGCTTAAGCACCGAGGTCGCATCATAGATCGGGTTGTAATTCGACAGGAACTGGCTTGCACATGTAGTGCGCAGCCCCTCTGTCACCATGTTATCCTTGATTCCGACCGGAAGCCCGAACAGCAGACCCTTCTCTTCGCCTGACACGAGCTTGTTATCCAGACGTGCCGCCGCAGCGCGCGCTCCCGCCTCATCCAGTGTAAGATAGGCTTGAATCCGCTCATCCCTCTCTCCAATCGCAGTGAAAGCCTCACCTACCAGATCGGATACGGACAGCTCCTTGGCATGAAGCTTGTTATGTATCTCCTGCAAACGCAAATCAAATAATGACACGTTAAAATCCTCCCTTCAATCTTCCTTCTATTCGAGCACGGCCGGCACTTTGAACTGCCCGTCTTCTTCGTCAGGCGCGTTCAGGAATACCTTCTCCGCTGGCAGACTTTCCTTCACGACATCCTCGCGCATCACATTGCTGAGATGCAGGACGTGCGTAGTTGCCTCTACTCCGTCTGTATTCAGTTCCTTCAATTTGTCCGCATATTGTAAAATGGAGTTAAGCTGTTCTGTGAATGTCTCTTTCTCCTCTTGAGTCAGATTCAATCTTGCCAGCCTCGCTACATGTTCAACATCTTTTGTCTGGATACTCATTTCGGGCGTTCCCTCCTAATGATTTCTGATCGGCCGAGCCTGCTTGATCATTGTACAGCATGTCCATTCTCAAAGTCTGTAGCACAATCCATATAATCCGTATAATTATATTGTAGATAAGCCTATATTTCAATTGGAACCGGCTCCACTTCATCATACCGAACAAAAAAAGAGCCTGCATCCGCAGGCCCTTCTTAAATTAAATCCAAGCACGCAAATTTACCTGTTTGATAAATTCTGCCTGAGACATAGCTTCCTGTACCGCTTCCTCTTCTTCTTCCGACCGCTCTATCTCCCCATTCATAACCTGAAGGAAAAGCTTCTCATTATGAGTACTAAGAGCGAAGTCAATCAGCGCTTCACGTTCTACACGATCTACTTCCTGTTGAATCAGAGATTGCTCTGACTCAATATCGCTCGATGGAACGAAATAATTCCGATTGGTCTTCGGAGATCGGACGACATAATCGAATGCGTTGTCCGGATTACGATCATAAGCAATAATATAACCGTATCCTCCGACAGGAAGATTCTGCTCAAAGGCGTCAGCGACGATAATAATTTTCTCTCCTAAACGCAGCACCGTCTACCTCCCTGATATGATGTTCATGTTATTACATTATCCTACTAAAAATAGATAGGAATGTCCACGAAAAAGGGAGAACGCTGTCGGCTATTTTTTGAACATTATATTAACGTTTATAAAAAGAGGCTTTCCGGTAAAGCTCCAGCCTCTCACGCCACGGCTGTGCAATACCCATGCCTGTGTCTGAAGCCCTTCTCCAGCCGGGCATCCGCCCATCCGGGGCGGATCGTTCAAGACCCCGATTCCGGGTCCGATCCGTTGCCATCCGCCAATCAAAAGAAGATGTCCTATTAAATTCCATCATGACTCCTCCAATAAAAACACTATATTCAAGGAAAAAAAAGAACGCAAACCGGGATTGATTCCACAGCTTGCGTGCTTCGCGTAGTTAGTAACATTCAATTAACATACATTCTAGCAAAGGTGATTATGGTTGTCCAGCTTTTTCACACTATTTTGACAAAAGAAAGGCGTAATCTGACATATACCGGATATTCACTGGGACACATAAGGGTTGTTAGACTTCTCAAAGCCAATCGTGGTCTTGGGTCCATGACCCGGGTAGACCTTAACCTCATCCGGCATGCGGAACAGCTTGCCCTTAATGGAATCATATAGATCACGTTCACGGCCGCCAGGCAGATCGGTCCTGCCAATACTCATCTTGAAGAGCACATCGCCTGAGAACAGGTCATCACCTGAAAGAAAGCTCACGCTTCCGGGAGAATGTCCGGGAGTATGATATACCGTGAACTCATGTCCTATTAGAGTCAGCTTCTGCCCCTCAGCAAGATCAAACTCTGCGGGTGCCGTAGTTATTGGAGCGGTAACCTCTGTCCAGCGCATCGACCCGTTCAGCTTGGCATTAACCAGCCATTCGGCCTCGAGGGAATGAAGATATACCGGACAGTTCTTCGCCCGGCGAATCTCATCCACTCCGCCAATATGATCAAAGTGTGCATGGGTCAGCAGGATCGCTTCAATCTCCAGATTCTCAATCCGGCGAATCAGGGCAGCGGGATTCATTCCAGGGTCAATGATAATGGCTTTATTATCATCCTCTCCCCGGATTAGATAAGCATTAGTCTGCAGGGGGCCTAGGGAAAAGCTCTCGATTCTCAGCATCGCTTACAGCCCGGAAACCAGGTCGCGCAGCTCAGAAACAATGACCGCATGAACCTCGGTTCCTTCCCCGTATTTCTCCATTATCAGCTTGCGCGCCTGCTGGAGGTTCTCTTCGTAATCAGCAGCCTCGCGGTCCGGATTCTCCTGCTTGAACCGGATCATGACCTCCTGCACATGCTTGGGCCTCGGTCCCCACTGTCCAAGCACATGTCCGCCTGTATCCGCGAAGATTACAACAGGCACGGAGCGTCCGCCCATAGTCAGAAAGTTATCCATCAGATCCAGATTCTCTTCCAGGATCAGAACTTCAACCGGCCATTCCGATACTTCAAGCGCCCTAAATACAACAGGGATATTACGAACCACATCTCCGCACCAATCCGCTGCAAGAATCAGCACCCGAATATCATCCCGGTAGTTCAGACTTTCAAAAAACTCCCGATCCTCTTCGCTCGGCCATTCAAACTGGTTGTATCCAGATTCAAAGGCTTCCTTGTTCTTGGTCATTCCATCTATAAATTGCTGCGGGGTCAAGCCAGTCCGGAATTTGTAGCTTACATTATGTTTAGCGATGCTCATACAGCATCTCCTCTCTTCTTCTTGTTGGAATACCATTTATACAGAACATATACAATCAGAACAGCAAGAGCAATAAGCAGGATCGGCGTTATGTAAGGTGCCGCCTTCTCATGAATATGCTCCCATTGGTTACCCAGAGCGCTGCCGAGGTACACAAATAGGAACGACCAAGGAATTGAGGCAAGCACGGTAAGTACAGAAAAGCGCATGAATGACATCTTGGCAATTCCCGCCGGTATGGATATAACCTGCCTCATGACCGGAACAAATCTGGCGGTAAAGACAATTCCATCCCCGTATTTGTTGAACCAGTTCTCCGCGATATCCATATGGTGAGGCTTGATCTTGATGTATTTACCAAACCTGTTCAGGAAGGGACGTCCTCCAAAGCGGCCGATGAAATACAAAATCCACTGCTGGATTAAAGCTCCTATCGTACCAAAGAAGACAGCCCAGTAGAAATTAAGATCTCCCTTATATACGAGGAATCCCCCATACCCCAGGACAATTTCACTTGGGATGACTTCAATAGCCAGACCGAGCACAATACCAAAATAACCAAGTCCCCGAATTGCTTCAAACAACTGTTGAATTACACTTGATATGATATCCACTTTCGACCCACTCTCTCATTATTTTCTATTTACAGCCTATTCTATCATAGCGCGGTACATGCATTCTACTATGTGCAGCGGGCTGGGGTATCCGCCGCAAAGACGGGCGCATATGCTGTGGAGAGAGGAGTCGATCATATGCCAGCTTTTCAGGATAAGCATAAATCAGCCCTGCCATCCCCGCGCCGAATACGCCGCGGGTGCAGCAAAGAATTGTACCGAACGGTCAAACGCATGAAAATCTATATTCCTGATGCCAAACTTAAGGAAGGTGAAGACATTTATTACCGCAAAGTCATTGCAAATCTGATATGGATTCATGAGAACAGCAGCAACCGGAAGGTCCTGGCCAACTGGTGGGATGAACATGTCAGCCAGGAGCTTGCGGAGCTGTGGGAGGTGGACCGGACGAAGCTGAGCGAGTCCTTCAGAGATGCCTTTGGCGGATAGCAATTTGGCCATTCGGACGGGTTGCTGTTGAGAAGAAGTGTCTCTCAAGAATTAACGCCTGCTCTCTCGCCGCTTCCGTTATGCTGAACTGACGGTCATTCCGGAGGTTCCTTATGGCGCTGAGTGAATTAGCCAGAAGCTGATCACGGCGGAATAAGGCAAGCCCAGCCCGAGCCGCACGATCTGAATCATGGGATCGGCCAGCCCGGTCCAAGTTATGGGCCAGTGTGTGGAGCTGTCTTAAGATGGACGTGTGCAGGCTGCTGTTGTAGTGGTCGAGCAAAGCCGCTCTCTCCAATGAAGGAATGGCAGCAGGATCGCTTCGGGCCACTTGGACTCTTCCAAGTGCCAACCAAAGCTCCGATTGCAGCGGATTATGCTTAATCCCTTCCCGGAGCAGTCCTTCTGCATAGGCAGAATCTGTTATAGCCGAGAGTAAAATTCTCGGACCGAAGCGGTAAGGCCCTAGCTGGACGGCTCTGTTCAGCAGGCCTTTTGCCTCGGAAGCTCGGTTCAATGTGATGAGATGCAGGGCCTGTCCGCTTAACTGCTCACTTTTCATAAGGCATACACTAAGCACGCCCATCATAAGAAAGACAACTGCAGCAGCTGCCGGAATTAGCCGGAGTGCCCATCTGAGGAGGAGCTTCCCCCGCTTTTGAAGCCTTTGTCTCTTTGGCTGGCTAGAGTCCGTGAGTCTTCTAATATATATCCAGACTGTCCGCTGAATCCGGTGAATGTGAGTCGGGATACGCCTCATCGGCAGAAAAGTGGTCTGAAACACCATTGGTGGAGCTTTCCTCTGCTGTACGGAACCCTCGTTCGTTCCGATCACCGCGATCCAGATCAAGATCAGCCAGGTGAGCCCATAACTCATATCGAAGTCGATCCCCGCGTGCAGCACTAGCACAATAAAGGGGGCGAACCACAGACTTCTTCTCCGGAGCAGCAGCAATCCCACTCCGATAATCCAAGTCAGAATTACGGCCACGCCGATGATCCCCAAGCCTAGAAGCAGGTCGATATATCCGCTATGTACCTGGGCGCCGACATAAGGCTGACTCTGGATGCTCCGGTATACAGACCTCCAGACCTCACCTCCGCGGCCCCAGAGCGGGCTGTCCCCGATCTGATCCATGGCGTCGCGATACATAAGCAGCCGTGCCGATACCGTGCTTGTTCCGGTGCGGACAAGCACGGTTCCCCCGCCCGGCGCGGGAAAGAGCAGCGCCAGCCCAGCCCATGCACAGACTGCGGCCGCCAGCGCCCAGCGGAGCGGACGCTTGGGTGCCGAGTGCGAAGACCGGCGGGGAGCGCGCGAGGGCAGAAGCGTAAGCGGATGGCTACGGCGCGAGGACACGGGTGAGGCGCCGGGGCGCAGGGCGGGCCAGTGGGCGCGGCGGGTGCACGGGCGCGGGGACGCGGGCGGGGCGCCGAGGCGCAGCGCCGGCCAGTGGCCGCGGCGGATGCACGGGCGCGGGGACGCGGGCGGGGCGCCGGAGCGCAGCGCAGGCCAGTGGGCGCGGCGGGTGCGCGGGCGCGGGGACGCGGGTGAGGCGCCGGAGCGCAGCGCAGGCCAGTGGGCGCGGCGGGCGTGCGGGCGCGGGGACGCGGGCGGGGCGCCGGGGCGCAGCGCAGGCCAGTCGGCGCGGCGGGTGTGCGGGCGCGGGGACGCCGGCGCGGCGCCGGAGCGCGGTGCGGGCCAGTGGGCGCGGCGGGTGTGCGGGCGCGGGGACACGGGCGGGGCGCCGGGGCGCGGCGCGGGCCAGTCGGCGCGGCGGGTGTGCGGGCGCGGGGACGCGGGCAAGGCGCCGAGGCGCAGCGCGGGCCAGTCGGCGTGGCGGGTGTGCGGGCGCGGGGACGCGGGCAAGGCGCCGAGGCGCAGCGCGGGCCAGTCGGCGTGGCGGGTGTGCGGGCGCGGGGACGCAGGCAAGGCGCCGAGGCGCAGCGCGGGCCAGTCGGCGTGGCGGGTGTGCGGGCGCGGGGACGCCGGCGCGGCGCCGGGGCGCGGCGCGGGCCAGGGCGCGCGCGCCGCCCAAGACAGCGCCAGCGTGCAGGCCGCTGCGCCGGCCAGCCCCGCAAGCCCCGGCAGCTGCGCCGGGGCAAGGCCAGCTCCAGCGAGCTGGCGGTACACCCACAGACCGCCCCCGCCAAGGATGGCGGTCTGAAGCAGCAGCTGCCGCCGGGCTGCGCGGCTGGCCAAGGCTAACGCGGCGGCCCACCCGGCCGCCGTGCACAGCCACGCGCCGCGCGATTCCGTCAGCAGCAGGCTGACGCCGCAGCCAAGCGCAAGCGCGGCGCCGAGCGCCTGGCGAAGCGGCGCTGCGCGGTGACCCGCGCGCACGAGCGAGGCCAGCCGCTCGAGCAGCAGTGCCCCGAACACCGCGCCCAGCGTGTTCGGGTATTCGAGCAGTCCGCCGAGCCGGGCTCCGGCGGCGGACAGCTCTGCACTTGCGGTGCGCAGCACCGCATGCGGCAGCTGCGCCAAGCCGCACACCGCCGCGAGTCCTGCGGCGGTGAGGATGGCGGCGCAGACCGCCGGACCTGCACGCAGCACGGCGTGCGCTGCGGGCAGCTTCGCGGCCGAAGCGAGCCCGGCCGCGAAGACGCCGTAGAAGGCCCAGCGCAGGGCCTGATCCAGCGTGCCCTGCATCGATACCGGAGAGGTGAGCAGATGCGCCCCATATAACCCGGCCACAATGAACGGGGGGATCACCAACAAAAGTCCAGCTGAACGGCCCGGCCCACTAACCACACTCCAGTGTATGGCTGATCGATAACGTTCCGCCTCTCTTACCCCGCTTTCAAATGAGCCCCGCGCTTCCCTCAACCTTAGCGCCTGGTGTCCCATCACTACAGTCATAACGAGGAAGCCTGCCGCCATCCATGGATACATCCCTCTGCCCTCATAGAACCCCGTATATACACAAGAAACAACCAGCAGAAGTATATACACTGCTGCTATCCCTGCTTGCAGCTGTCTCTTTCCCATCCTACTCCCTCCACTAAAATGAACTGATGATCCTTCCCTTCAAGCTTAAATCCACAGCTTCCTTCCGAGCCTCCACCCACGTTTCTCCCAATTTCCCTCCAGCTCTCCTCAAAGCCTCCCTGCAGGCTTATTCCTTGCTATCCGCCTCTCCCTGTATACATAAGACACAAAAAAAGGCCAACCCTGTCTCCAGTGTTGACCTTAAGCCGCTATTACAAACCGTATGCTGATTAGTTGAGTATTGAGGTTCCGCGTAAGTCATACAGGCATGCGATAGACTCAGGGCAGCCGCGCT contains:
- a CDS encoding Fur family transcriptional regulator, which translates into the protein MTTRVQNALDQLKINGVRITPQRHAILSFLMESMGHPTADEIYRALEPRFPSMSVATVYNNLKMFLEAGMVRELTYGDNSSRFDADVSDHYHVICGTCGKIKDFSYEPLTEVERKAEESTGFRVFGHRMEFYGVCDDCREH
- a CDS encoding DUF4097 family beta strand repeat-containing protein gives rise to the protein MSLNLPGASEGEVTGQSAKSRPGFKPRRRKRKFIAGLLAALFPGLGHLYLRMFRTGIRLIYLVVIDVSAILYFSSVRFGVNVPLLILLALLIPVVYFYSVYSVLQNTDALNSRYVREDTAEPKKIMSHLGFGLLLIAGGLLVFAFHLKPVWLNGFFQYNAGYCIAAVFIISGVWMIVRELQRRLIRTGRFTASLMVIALGILIILDQWLMQDYLLSLLKWWPLMLILIGIEYIALILWKRLKRPNQNRKLRFDLGGLLLSLILGVSVFAITQQDHYLHLWNRVSLDLTAAGSEFSDEKGYKEVRDPIFIPVDIITSEVRIDGINGRIAIERAPVDDIIVRPVIWIDRAQDEDAETIAKDTIIQTSEGAKVGIAVQDRTYGASGSRHPRVNLTVVIPESRKFDFNISTTNGGISMVNIEAVSDISLQTGRGNLYLNKVTGDVTGKTLGGRVELHNVTGKVDFETLGGRMIGMDIYGPLKFNTMIGDISIVHAGDDISANTRNGNISVDGVYYKLQAESLNGQIRIRSPIIGGDWTIYSAVGEIDLRIPAHGNYSLTGSSGYGEIKTNLPFDIDNMTIKGGAAEGKYKIDVEGNSDLNVRKYTN
- a CDS encoding GNAT family N-acetyltransferase; the protein is MISNISLQDLDMVEQVWLLQHLAFRLEASAIGLTQIPHLPETFESLSQSEETFYGEITDDGDLLGAIAVAEDSPGRLMITRLMVQPDHLRKGIGSRLLRHVLEHHPHIRHFMVNAGIRNHPAMELYQKFGFDPVKSYMADLGVELLLMQRDG
- the gatB gene encoding Asp-tRNA(Asn)/Glu-tRNA(Gln) amidotransferase subunit GatB, with the protein product MSTSKYETVIGLEVHVELHTKSKIFCGCSTEFGAPPNTHTCPVCLGHPGVLPVLNRQAVDYAIKAAMALNCEIGDVSKFDRKNYFYPDSPKAYQISQFDQPIGLNGYIDIEVNGTTKRIGITRLHLEEDAGKLTHVDGGYASLVDFNRVGTPLIEIVSEPEISSPEEARAYLEKMRAIMQYCDVSDVKMEEGSLRCDANISLRPHGQKELGTKAELKNMNSFRGVQRGLEYEQFRQAEALDEGEEIVQETRRWDEAQGKTLSMRGKEQAHDYRYFPDPDLVKIYIDQDWKDRIRATIPELPDARKARYTNELGLPDYDAGVITSSKPVADLFEESLSYTSDAKSVANWIMGDLLGYLNSTGQELSEVKLTGQGLGEMIGLIEKGTISSKIAKTVFKEMLSSGKLPQTIVEEQGLVQISDEGAILAIVNEVIAENPASVEDYKAGKDKAIGFLVGQVMKRSKGKANPGLVNKLLVDVLKQ
- the gatA gene encoding Asp-tRNA(Asn)/Glu-tRNA(Gln) amidotransferase subunit GatA gives rise to the protein MSLFDLRLQEIHNKLHAKELSVSDLVGEAFTAIGERDERIQAYLTLDEAGARAAAARLDNKLVSGEEKGLLFGLPVGIKDNMVTEGLRTTCASQFLSNYNPIYDATSVLKLKQADTVTIGKLNMDEFAMGGSNENSSFQTTRNPWDLSRVPGGSSGGSAAAVAAGEAYFTLGSDTGGSIRQPASYCGVVGLKPTYGRVSRYGLVAFASSLDQIGPVTKNVEDAAYVLQAIAGYDSKDSTSANVEVADYISALTGDIKGLRIAVPKEYLEGVDPKVKEAVLEALRVLESLGAVWEEVSLPHTEYAVAAYYLLASSEASSNLSRFDGVRYGVRADHAGNLLDLYHESRSQGFGPEVKRRIMLGTYALSSGYYDAYYLKAQKVRTLIKRDFDQTFEKYDVIIGPTAPTTAFPLGSQVDDPLTMYLNDILTIPVSLAGVPALSVPCGFADGLPVGLQIIGKAFDESTILRTAHAYEVHTEHHKKRPVL
- the gatC gene encoding Asp-tRNA(Asn)/Glu-tRNA(Gln) amidotransferase subunit GatC, giving the protein MSIQTKDVEHVARLARLNLTQEEKETFTEQLNSILQYADKLKELNTDGVEATTHVLHLSNVMREDVVKESLPAEKVFLNAPDEEDGQFKVPAVLE
- a CDS encoding ATPase translates to MLRLGEKIIIVADAFEQNLPVGGYGYIIAYDRNPDNAFDYVVRSPKTNRNYFVPSSDIESEQSLIQQEVDRVEREALIDFALSTHNEKLFLQVMNGEIERSEEEEEAVQEAMSQAEFIKQVNLRAWI
- a CDS encoding MBL fold metallo-hydrolase — encoded protein: MLRIESFSLGPLQTNAYLIRGEDDNKAIIIDPGMNPAALIRRIENLEIEAILLTHAHFDHIGGVDEIRRAKNCPVYLHSLEAEWLVNAKLNGSMRWTEVTAPITTAPAEFDLAEGQKLTLIGHEFTVYHTPGHSPGSVSFLSGDDLFSGDVLFKMSIGRTDLPGGRERDLYDSIKGKLFRMPDEVKVYPGHGPKTTIGFEKSNNPYVSQ